The following proteins are encoded in a genomic region of Dyadobacter sp. UC 10:
- a CDS encoding response regulator — MRLSFQRQVFLGIAFSIILVLVVGFTSYNAIKIQLENTGWVYHTREVMRVSSSLKNQLLASEANVRGLAITRHGSFEANYAQSADKVWSELDALRKLVRDNQIQAARVDSLSILLHARMDLMARQYDILKSGSYEQDTIRKLVLAGKNVSSLLEFNFRRIENLEEGLLAEREQNAAVSSSEAKQYILMGCSAFLFVIVLLYYFIRRTYNAQTASEKLTLEANRQLERLSLEDQEKNWILDAAVKSAETVRGEPTLDLLSGKLITKLVELTGAHAAAMYLVTRGGDKMELTASYGISATDQVPGSFDIGDGWLGQLAADKVGFRKLDVSPAFFALKTSLGTLAEGAVLVKTISFQGQVKALIEIGYVKDPGQKVVRVLEMISDSVAVAIMAARAREVANELLEKTQLQAEELESQQEELRVTNEELIRQTSLLQVSDEELRLQQEELKQINTELEEKAFLLEEQKGTLEAARDQIQIKADELEKSGRFKSEFLANMSHELRTPLNSILILSRILGENKGLRMSEEEQRYANVIYNSGNDLLTLINDILDLAKVESGKIELVNEEVNVGLILAELTNTFHKVAENKGLHLRIEKEASCPEILFVDHVRLLQIVRNLLSNAIKFTSAPGTVSLLISQESGYYHFTVSDTGIGIPLEKQKAIFEAFQQADGSTSRKYGGTGLGLSISRELANLFKGSISLKSEPGEGSVFTLKIPVSSVDNEKVETNSPKPENKVSESTSEPVSQLKENRLLLIEDDEVFAADMSAKARDSGFEVRLATDGKSGLELVKTFNPTAIILDMNLPDMSGDEVLKELKSDTRTSLIPVHTISSGDYFDADMLKGGAIGFMQKPVDQKSAVDIFNLLKLEGKDLEKQRILLIEDDAYQSKYLGDFLSSNNIFVLYAYSGKEALAVLEKQPIDGIILDVRLSDMNGLDLLDEIKRNPALNELPVVVNTAEDLSMTDLGRVMKYSHPVVIKTKKSNERLLDEVKLFLKRITPKVPVSQESKMHDNGSSAVYSEHAFVGRKILVADDDMRNIFALSAVLEESGFKIEIATNGKEAIQKLEEHADIELVLMDVMMPEMDGIEATKIIRTHSSWASLPIIAVTAKAMQGDREQCLAAGANDYISKPVDIDKLLALIKVWLHSA; from the coding sequence ATGCGATTATCCTTTCAGCGACAGGTTTTCCTTGGGATTGCTTTCTCTATTATACTCGTGCTGGTAGTCGGCTTTACCTCTTATAATGCAATTAAAATACAACTCGAAAATACAGGATGGGTGTATCATACCAGGGAGGTAATGCGCGTGTCGAGTTCATTAAAAAACCAGCTTCTTGCTTCCGAAGCCAATGTGCGCGGCCTCGCAATCACACGTCACGGTTCCTTTGAAGCCAATTATGCGCAATCGGCGGATAAGGTATGGTCCGAGCTGGATGCGCTGCGAAAGCTCGTACGCGACAACCAGATCCAGGCTGCCCGTGTAGATTCCCTGTCAATTTTGCTGCACGCCAGGATGGATTTGATGGCTCGTCAGTACGATATTCTTAAAAGTGGTAGCTATGAGCAGGATACCATCAGAAAACTGGTTTTGGCGGGCAAGAATGTATCGTCCCTGCTTGAATTTAATTTCCGCCGAATCGAAAATTTGGAAGAAGGTTTGCTGGCGGAACGAGAGCAAAATGCGGCAGTAAGCTCGTCAGAAGCAAAGCAATACATACTGATGGGCTGCTCAGCATTTTTATTCGTGATCGTGCTGCTGTATTATTTTATCCGGCGTACCTACAATGCACAGACCGCTTCTGAAAAACTGACATTGGAGGCAAACAGGCAATTGGAACGGTTGTCTCTGGAAGATCAGGAGAAAAACTGGATACTTGACGCAGCGGTAAAATCTGCCGAAACCGTGCGCGGTGAGCCGACGCTCGATCTGCTCTCTGGAAAACTGATCACCAAGCTGGTGGAGCTAACCGGTGCACATGCGGCTGCGATGTACCTGGTTACGCGGGGTGGCGACAAAATGGAGCTGACTGCTTCTTACGGAATCTCCGCTACCGACCAGGTGCCGGGTTCATTTGATATCGGAGACGGTTGGCTCGGCCAGCTGGCTGCCGATAAGGTTGGATTCCGAAAACTGGATGTTTCGCCGGCGTTTTTTGCATTAAAGACTTCTTTGGGAACACTAGCGGAGGGTGCCGTTTTGGTCAAAACGATCTCGTTTCAGGGACAAGTGAAGGCACTTATTGAAATTGGTTACGTAAAGGATCCGGGACAGAAGGTTGTCAGGGTTCTTGAAATGATATCGGACAGCGTGGCAGTAGCGATCATGGCCGCACGGGCCAGGGAGGTTGCTAACGAGCTTTTGGAAAAAACACAGTTGCAGGCAGAAGAGCTGGAAAGTCAGCAGGAAGAATTGCGCGTTACTAATGAAGAGCTGATCAGGCAGACGTCGCTTTTGCAGGTTTCCGATGAGGAGCTCCGGTTACAGCAGGAAGAGCTGAAGCAAATCAATACAGAGCTTGAAGAAAAGGCATTTCTGCTGGAAGAACAAAAAGGAACCCTTGAAGCCGCGCGTGACCAGATTCAGATCAAGGCCGATGAACTTGAAAAAAGCGGCAGGTTCAAAAGTGAATTTTTGGCTAATATGAGCCACGAACTGCGCACACCGCTGAATAGTATCCTTATTTTATCAAGAATTCTGGGAGAAAATAAAGGATTGCGGATGAGCGAGGAAGAGCAGCGTTATGCGAACGTGATCTACAACTCCGGAAATGACCTGCTGACGCTGATTAACGATATTCTGGATCTGGCAAAGGTCGAATCGGGGAAAATCGAGCTAGTCAATGAAGAAGTGAATGTGGGTCTGATCCTGGCGGAGTTGACAAATACTTTTCACAAGGTCGCTGAAAACAAAGGCCTTCACCTTCGTATCGAAAAGGAGGCATCCTGTCCCGAAATCCTGTTTGTCGACCACGTCCGACTTCTGCAGATCGTCCGGAACCTATTATCCAATGCGATCAAATTCACGTCTGCGCCGGGCACGGTTTCGCTCCTGATCAGCCAGGAGTCGGGGTATTATCATTTCACAGTATCGGATACCGGCATTGGTATTCCTCTCGAAAAGCAAAAAGCTATTTTTGAAGCTTTCCAGCAGGCCGACGGTTCTACGAGCCGGAAGTATGGCGGCACCGGTTTGGGCTTATCCATCAGCCGTGAGTTGGCGAATCTGTTCAAAGGATCGATTTCATTAAAAAGTGAACCGGGGGAAGGTTCTGTTTTCACGCTTAAAATTCCTGTCAGCTCCGTCGACAACGAAAAGGTCGAAACGAACTCACCGAAACCTGAAAATAAGGTAAGCGAATCCACGTCCGAACCTGTTTCGCAACTGAAAGAAAACAGGCTGTTATTGATAGAGGACGATGAAGTATTTGCGGCAGATATGTCGGCAAAAGCGCGCGATAGCGGTTTTGAGGTTAGATTAGCTACTGACGGGAAAAGCGGGCTGGAACTGGTGAAAACCTTTAATCCAACTGCAATCATACTGGATATGAACCTGCCGGATATGTCAGGCGACGAGGTTTTGAAAGAACTTAAGTCAGACACACGCACGAGCCTGATCCCGGTACATACCATTTCTTCGGGCGATTATTTTGATGCAGATATGCTCAAAGGCGGCGCGATCGGTTTTATGCAAAAGCCGGTTGACCAGAAATCTGCGGTCGATATATTCAATTTGCTTAAACTCGAAGGGAAGGATCTTGAAAAACAGAGAATCCTGCTGATCGAAGACGATGCCTACCAAAGCAAGTACCTGGGAGATTTTCTCAGCAGCAACAACATATTTGTACTTTACGCCTATTCAGGTAAGGAGGCCCTTGCTGTTTTGGAAAAACAACCCATTGACGGTATTATCCTGGATGTCAGACTCTCTGATATGAATGGCCTGGACCTGCTCGACGAGATCAAGAGAAATCCTGCGTTGAATGAATTGCCTGTGGTAGTGAACACCGCCGAAGACCTTTCAATGACCGACCTGGGCCGGGTAATGAAGTATTCTCATCCGGTTGTGATCAAAACCAAGAAGTCCAATGAGCGGCTGCTTGATGAAGTCAAGTTGTTTTTAAAGAGAATAACACCGAAGGTTCCCGTGTCACAGGAATCGAAAATGCATGACAACGGAAGTAGCGCAGTATATTCAGAGCACGCTTTTGTAGGGCGGAAAATACTGGTTGCAGACGATGATATGCGTAATATTTTTGCTTTGAGCGCTGTTTTGGAGGAGTCAGGTTTCAAGATCGAGATTGCAACCAATGGAAAAGAGGCGATACAAAAACTGGAAGAACATGCGGATATAGAGCTGGTTCTGATGGATGTGATGATGCCGGAAATGGACGGAATAGAGGCTACGAAGATCATCAGGACGCACAGCAGCTGGGCCTCGCTTCCGATTATTGCAGTTACGGCGAAGGCAATGCAGGGTGACCGGGAGCAATGTCTGGCCGCCGGCGCCAACGATTACATTTCCAAGCCGGTAGATATAGACAAGCTGCTTGCGCTCATCAAAGTCTGGCTACATTCCGCCTGA
- a CDS encoding UvrD-helicase domain-containing protein, translated as MFKVYSSSAGSGKTYTLTKEYLKLALSATSETYFKHILAVTFTNAAANEMKDRILLMLRTFSEQRPGGDVHPMMKDIIAELFPDTASDKELFEAAIELLSQRAQSVFAQIMHRYSDFSVMTIDKFTQRLISSFTDELGIPFVFETQLDADLLDDAVNRVLARIGQEGEEVLTDIVEKYYRENAEEGKSWGTLPMQIRDTSGTLLNEQSYLQMKRVADLKMEDWISIRNQMRAYVRDHEASMLKLSLNAFSLIQSTYLTEKDFHQSGRGIYGYFRDRSENKKLWAEPNSYVYKTIGEGVWYGAKTAVLIRDEIERIRTDLENYFNQIENKRLAESGKITLYNQLDRHIYQLSLLGEVRKEFDALLRQNNQVHISDFNRKIVEIVAKEPVPFIFERLGEKYNHILVDEFQDTSKLQFANLLPLIENALSGGYFNLVVGDAKQSIYRFRGGDMDLILHLAQNQVAQLASVFGSDSFHAERLASIGNYLQVNHLKVNRRSFREVTAFNNDFFGFVADLLGEEYPLIREVYDQNFQQEIPDNAQTGGHVEVEFLEMKDPFDEGGETENAADGMVRRSIELIGQLRAQGFDWRDIAVLCRRKKEAAALANFMKEAGYPLISDDALSLSYSRSVHFIVSFMKVLHSADHRLARYEAAYLFHHVIKKESPGPADYEQIRLLCEERGLDSFLEYFKKWDISLTSFRLRQLSVFELGEQLMKRFGMLESGFETEYLFRFLDVVHEFGNRKTNHLGDFLTYWDSARHKLSITIPEGTDAVRITTIHKSKGLEYPVVIIPYANWKVTPNARLDKLWVDLEKIDYEEFKVDGAPSYAGRGLKTSLVSVVKDLENTPVAAQYQTEKTRVLVENLNLLYVALTRPVQRLYILAKRERNWNTGQQINNWLKEYFSRQDFKPEWDENISVYTIAEGNAAPCHAHVKSNAEPFLMQKVLSNDRSDSMRLRRMADRIFDIHTFEAKRDRVQKMKYLFTRMRTVSDLNPTLGKLVGEGILTQKETSEMNAAASRILGNEQINSLYNNENRVQFGKELLIPGGKLLHIDRAVQTPDGTFVFMLFSAAKDTAEPERNLRRVIKAFASTGKSSKGVIVNLDDEVVKWVDLL; from the coding sequence GTGTTTAAAGTATATAGTTCTTCGGCAGGCTCAGGTAAGACTTACACACTTACCAAAGAATATCTGAAATTAGCGCTCAGTGCTACTTCTGAGACTTATTTCAAACACATTCTGGCAGTTACCTTCACCAATGCCGCGGCCAACGAGATGAAGGACCGCATTCTTTTGATGTTACGGACATTCTCGGAGCAGCGTCCGGGTGGAGATGTGCATCCGATGATGAAGGATATTATTGCGGAGCTGTTTCCTGATACTGCGTCGGATAAGGAGCTGTTTGAGGCAGCGATCGAATTGCTTTCCCAGCGTGCGCAAAGCGTTTTTGCGCAAATCATGCACCGTTACTCTGATTTCTCGGTCATGACGATCGATAAATTTACCCAGCGGCTGATCAGCAGTTTTACCGATGAGTTGGGCATTCCCTTCGTATTCGAAACACAGCTGGATGCCGATCTGCTGGATGATGCAGTTAACCGGGTGCTGGCACGCATTGGACAGGAGGGAGAGGAAGTTTTGACCGATATTGTTGAGAAATATTATCGGGAAAATGCGGAGGAAGGCAAAAGTTGGGGAACCTTACCTATGCAAATCCGGGACACGTCGGGTACTCTGCTGAATGAGCAGAGCTATCTGCAAATGAAGCGGGTAGCAGATCTGAAAATGGAAGACTGGATCAGCATTCGCAACCAAATGAGAGCATATGTACGTGATCATGAGGCTAGTATGCTGAAACTTTCGCTGAATGCGTTTAGTCTTATCCAATCTACCTACCTGACTGAAAAGGATTTTCATCAAAGCGGAAGGGGCATTTACGGTTATTTTCGCGACCGCTCGGAGAACAAGAAATTGTGGGCAGAGCCGAATTCCTACGTTTACAAGACAATAGGGGAAGGCGTCTGGTATGGCGCGAAAACGGCGGTTTTAATCCGCGACGAGATCGAGCGCATTCGCACCGACCTGGAAAACTATTTTAACCAGATTGAAAACAAGCGGCTGGCGGAATCGGGTAAGATCACCCTCTACAATCAGCTCGATCGCCACATTTATCAGCTGTCGCTTTTAGGAGAAGTCAGGAAAGAATTTGACGCGCTGCTGCGTCAGAACAATCAGGTACACATTTCAGATTTTAACCGCAAGATCGTTGAAATTGTGGCGAAGGAGCCGGTTCCTTTTATTTTTGAAAGGCTGGGCGAAAAGTATAATCACATTTTAGTCGACGAATTTCAGGATACTTCGAAACTGCAATTCGCCAACTTACTTCCGCTTATTGAAAATGCATTGTCGGGCGGCTATTTTAACCTGGTGGTGGGTGATGCAAAACAGTCGATTTACCGGTTCAGGGGCGGAGATATGGATTTGATCCTTCATCTGGCTCAAAACCAGGTAGCGCAACTGGCCTCGGTTTTCGGCTCGGATTCTTTTCACGCTGAGCGCCTGGCAAGCATTGGCAATTATTTGCAGGTCAACCATTTAAAGGTTAACAGGCGAAGTTTTCGTGAAGTGACCGCGTTCAATAATGATTTCTTTGGTTTCGTCGCAGATCTGCTTGGAGAAGAATATCCGCTGATCAGGGAGGTTTATGACCAGAATTTCCAGCAGGAAATACCTGATAATGCACAAACGGGCGGACACGTGGAAGTAGAATTTCTGGAAATGAAAGATCCTTTCGACGAAGGGGGCGAGACGGAAAACGCAGCCGACGGTATGGTGCGGAGATCTATTGAGCTTATCGGTCAGCTCCGTGCGCAGGGGTTCGACTGGCGGGATATTGCAGTACTTTGCAGGCGCAAGAAAGAGGCAGCAGCACTTGCCAATTTTATGAAAGAAGCTGGTTATCCGTTGATTTCCGACGACGCGCTATCTCTGAGCTATTCGCGCTCTGTGCATTTTATCGTGTCATTTATGAAGGTATTGCACAGCGCAGACCATCGTCTGGCACGTTACGAAGCAGCTTATCTCTTTCACCACGTGATCAAAAAGGAAAGTCCGGGACCCGCCGACTACGAGCAGATACGGCTTTTATGCGAAGAGCGTGGATTGGATTCATTTCTTGAATACTTCAAAAAATGGGACATCAGTCTTACATCTTTCCGTTTGCGCCAGCTCTCGGTTTTTGAACTCGGCGAGCAGTTAATGAAGCGGTTCGGAATGCTCGAAAGCGGGTTTGAAACCGAATATCTTTTCCGCTTTCTCGATGTAGTCCACGAATTCGGAAACCGGAAAACCAATCATCTGGGCGATTTTCTAACCTATTGGGATTCGGCGCGGCATAAGCTTTCCATCACTATTCCCGAAGGCACTGATGCGGTCAGGATCACTACAATTCACAAATCGAAAGGGCTGGAATACCCGGTCGTGATCATTCCGTATGCCAACTGGAAGGTTACACCCAATGCAAGGCTCGATAAATTGTGGGTTGATCTGGAAAAAATTGATTATGAAGAGTTTAAAGTTGATGGAGCTCCATCTTATGCTGGCAGAGGGCTAAAAACATCACTGGTATCAGTGGTGAAGGATCTTGAAAATACGCCGGTTGCGGCGCAATACCAAACTGAAAAGACGCGGGTATTGGTCGAAAACCTCAACCTGCTTTACGTTGCACTGACCCGGCCGGTACAGCGGTTGTACATACTGGCCAAAAGGGAGCGGAACTGGAACACCGGACAGCAAATTAATAACTGGCTGAAAGAATACTTCTCGCGGCAGGATTTCAAGCCGGAATGGGATGAAAACATATCGGTATATACCATAGCGGAAGGTAATGCGGCTCCCTGTCATGCACACGTTAAGTCAAACGCGGAGCCGTTTTTGATGCAAAAAGTGCTGAGTAACGACCGCTCCGACTCCATGCGGCTCCGGAGAATGGCAGACCGGATATTCGATATCCATACTTTCGAAGCCAAGCGCGACCGCGTTCAGAAAATGAAATATCTTTTCACCCGGATGAGGACAGTTTCCGATCTCAATCCAACCTTGGGGAAGCTGGTTGGTGAAGGCATTTTAACCCAGAAAGAGACTTCGGAAATGAACGCTGCTGCCAGTCGAATTTTAGGGAATGAACAGATTAATTCGTTGTATAACAATGAAAACCGGGTGCAGTTTGGCAAAGAGCTGCTGATTCCCGGTGGCAAGCTTCTGCATATTGATAGAGCTGTTCAAACGCCAGACGGGACATTTGTATTCATGCTTTTTTCGGCGGCAAAGGATACCGCAGAACCTGAGAGAAATCTTAGGAGAGTTATAAAAGCATTTGCATCTACCGGCAAAAGTTCGAAAGGCGTAATCGTGAATCTTGACGATGAAGTAGTAAAATGGGTGGATCTTTTATAA